The following proteins come from a genomic window of Candidatus Zixiibacteriota bacterium:
- a CDS encoding DUF4416 family protein, whose amino-acid sequence MGAPREPDPVKYFAALLYSDAGLFEAVARELETIFGCVEAVSEPLPWNVSTYYEREMGPNLVRRFVSFAPLGSPDRLAGFKLSAQVIEERHGELRDGIVRRRVNVDPGYLEAGKIVLASTKNAGHRVYLGSGIFAEATLIYRGGAFQPQPHTYRDYAWAPTLAFFAAVRAAYLKQLRERKR is encoded by the coding sequence ATGGGAGCCCCGAGGGAGCCCGACCCCGTCAAATATTTTGCGGCGCTTCTTTACTCCGATGCCGGTCTGTTCGAGGCCGTCGCGCGGGAGCTGGAGACGATCTTCGGGTGCGTCGAGGCCGTAAGCGAGCCGCTGCCCTGGAACGTGTCGACCTACTACGAGCGAGAGATGGGGCCGAACCTGGTGCGCCGCTTCGTCTCCTTCGCCCCCCTCGGGAGCCCGGATCGGCTGGCCGGGTTCAAGCTCTCGGCTCAGGTGATCGAGGAGCGCCACGGCGAGCTGCGTGACGGGATCGTGCGGCGGCGGGTCAACGTCGATCCCGGTTACCTGGAGGCGGGGAAGATCGTGCTGGCGTCGACCAAGAACGCCGGCCATCGTGTCTATCTCGGGTCGGGAATTTTCGCCGAGGCGACTTTGATCTATCGCGGCGGCGCCTTTCAGCCCCAGCCTCACACCTACCGCGACTACGCCTGGGCGCCGACGCTCGCCTTCTTCGCCGCGGTCCGAGCGGCCTACCTGAAGCAGCTCCGCGAGCGGAAGCGCTGA
- a CDS encoding uracil-DNA glycosylase — protein MESQVDPSELAGLAASLRRHLERRQRAGLAFLPRSQRTERAEPTGALLRGLEGDLFAGTAEALSAQSLEQLRALIGDCRRCKLCAGRTHLVFGVGNPRARLMFVGEGPGREEDLQGEPFVGRAGQLLTDIITKGMGLRREDVYIANVVKCRPPDNRNPEPDEVAACEPFLKKQIELVRPEIIVALGKFAVQTLLQSKTPITRLRGNWHRYHGIKLMPTFHPAYLLRNPADKKLVWEDIKKVIKELRGADA, from the coding sequence ATGGAAAGCCAAGTCGATCCGAGCGAGCTGGCCGGGCTGGCGGCGTCGCTGCGCCGCCACCTCGAGCGGCGGCAACGTGCGGGGCTCGCCTTCTTGCCCCGGAGCCAGCGCACTGAAAGGGCGGAGCCGACCGGGGCACTCTTGCGCGGGCTGGAAGGCGATCTGTTCGCCGGGACGGCCGAGGCGCTTTCGGCTCAGAGCCTGGAGCAGCTTCGGGCGCTGATCGGCGACTGCCGGCGCTGCAAGCTCTGCGCGGGTCGGACCCACTTGGTTTTCGGGGTGGGCAATCCGCGCGCGCGGTTGATGTTCGTGGGCGAGGGGCCGGGCCGGGAGGAGGATCTGCAGGGCGAGCCGTTCGTCGGTCGGGCCGGACAGCTGCTGACCGACATCATCACGAAAGGGATGGGGCTGCGGCGCGAGGACGTCTACATCGCCAATGTGGTGAAGTGCCGCCCGCCCGACAACCGCAACCCGGAGCCCGACGAGGTCGCCGCGTGCGAGCCGTTCCTCAAGAAGCAAATCGAGCTCGTGCGTCCCGAGATCATCGTCGCGCTCGGCAAGTTCGCGGTTCAGACCCTGCTGCAGAGCAAGACCCCGATCACGCGGTTGCGGGGCAACTGGCATCGCTATCACGGCATCAAGCTGATGCCGACGTTCCATCCCGCTTATCTGCTGCGCAACCCGGCGGACAAGAAGCTGGTTTGGGAAGACATCAAGAAGGTGATCAAGGAGCTGCGCGGTGCGGACGCTTAA
- a CDS encoding nodulation protein NfeD — MRTLKRVFLLVLLAAGILAAAQPEGGTGPHVDLIVVDGSINPAVDDFIRESIGRARANGARALIIQLDTPGGLLTSTRTIVKDLLGAQIPVVVYVAPSGAGAGSAGVFITMAAHIAAMAPGTNIGAAHPVAGGGQEVKGVMGEKMENFVASFSETIAQKRGRNTEWAIQAVRKSVSITEQEALKKNVIDIIARDIDDLLRQAHGRTVDLDGKQTVLSLKDVRVVRHDMSLKQKILNALADPNIAYLLMMAGILGLYMEFSHPGTIFPGVVGAICLLLALTAFQLLPLNYAGLALVVLGVAMLIGEAFAPSFGVLGIGGMVALAFGSLLLFDTENSEVAVDRSIVFTAVATLGSFVLAVSYLVFRSQKAKPSLGYQGLIGEVGEARTRLSPVGKVFVHGEYWNAEADSAIEVGEKVKVVGYEGMRLKVSRIPEKQSAGS; from the coding sequence GTGCGGACGCTTAAGCGGGTTTTTCTTCTCGTGCTCCTCGCCGCAGGGATCCTGGCGGCGGCCCAACCCGAGGGGGGAACCGGGCCGCACGTCGATCTGATCGTAGTCGACGGCAGCATCAATCCGGCGGTGGACGATTTCATCCGCGAGAGCATCGGGCGTGCCCGGGCGAACGGGGCGCGGGCGCTGATCATCCAGCTCGATACGCCCGGCGGGCTGCTGACCTCCACGCGGACCATCGTGAAGGATCTCCTCGGGGCCCAGATCCCGGTAGTGGTTTACGTCGCGCCGAGCGGGGCGGGAGCCGGGTCGGCCGGCGTTTTCATCACGATGGCCGCGCATATCGCGGCCATGGCGCCGGGGACCAACATCGGGGCCGCTCATCCGGTGGCGGGCGGAGGACAGGAAGTGAAGGGCGTGATGGGCGAAAAGATGGAAAACTTCGTCGCCTCGTTCAGTGAGACGATCGCCCAGAAGCGCGGTCGCAATACCGAATGGGCGATCCAGGCCGTGCGCAAGAGCGTTTCGATCACGGAGCAGGAGGCGCTGAAGAAAAACGTCATCGACATCATCGCGCGCGATATCGACGACCTTCTGCGGCAGGCCCACGGGCGGACGGTGGATCTGGACGGCAAACAGACCGTGCTTTCGCTCAAGGACGTGCGCGTGGTGCGCCACGACATGAGCCTGAAGCAGAAAATCCTGAACGCGCTCGCCGACCCGAATATCGCCTACCTGCTCATGATGGCCGGCATTCTCGGGCTCTACATGGAATTTTCCCATCCCGGGACGATCTTCCCGGGAGTCGTGGGCGCCATCTGCCTGCTGCTCGCGCTGACCGCCTTTCAGCTGCTGCCGCTCAATTACGCCGGGCTCGCGCTGGTCGTGCTCGGGGTGGCGATGCTGATCGGCGAAGCCTTCGCCCCGAGCTTCGGCGTCCTCGGCATCGGCGGGATGGTTGCGCTGGCGTTCGGCTCGCTCCTGTTGTTCGATACCGAAAACTCCGAGGTGGCGGTCGATCGCTCCATCGTTTTCACGGCGGTCGCGACGCTCGGTTCCTTCGTCCTGGCGGTGAGCTATCTCGTCTTCAGGTCGCAGAAGGCCAAGCCCAGCCTGGGATACCAGGGTTTGATCGGAGAAGTCGGCGAGGCGCGCACCCGGCTTTCCCCGGTCGGCAAAGTCTTCGTCCACGGCGAGTATTGGAACGCGGAAGCCGACAGTGCTATTGAGGTCGGGGAAAAGGTCAAGGTGGTGGGCTACGAGGGGATGCGGCTGAAGGTCAGCCGCATCCCCGAGAAGCAATCGGCGGGCTCTTAG
- a CDS encoding slipin family protein: MPVLGPLWTFIIIVGAAVISGIKILKEYERAVIFRLGRMVGARGPGLVYVIPGIEKMVRMDLRTVTMDIPPQDVITRDNVSVKVNAVLYFRVLEPNKAVREVENYLFATSQLAQVTLRSVCGQAELDELLSERERINSRIQEILDAQTDPWGIKVVLVELKHIDLPQEMQRAMAKQAEAERERRAKIIHADGEFQASQKLADAAAVIGQQPMALQLRFLQSLVEVASEKNSTTIFPVPIDLLTPFLKKSDQA; this comes from the coding sequence ATGCCAGTGTTGGGACCCTTGTGGACGTTTATCATCATTGTCGGCGCCGCGGTCATCAGCGGCATCAAGATCCTGAAGGAGTACGAGCGCGCGGTCATCTTCCGCCTCGGGCGGATGGTGGGGGCGCGCGGACCGGGGCTGGTGTACGTGATTCCCGGGATCGAGAAAATGGTGCGGATGGACCTGCGCACGGTGACGATGGACATTCCGCCGCAGGACGTGATCACGCGCGACAACGTGTCGGTCAAGGTCAACGCGGTTCTGTACTTCCGGGTGCTGGAGCCCAACAAGGCGGTGCGGGAGGTCGAAAACTACCTTTTCGCCACGTCGCAGCTCGCGCAGGTGACGCTGCGGAGCGTCTGCGGGCAGGCCGAGCTGGACGAGCTGCTCTCCGAGCGCGAGCGGATCAACAGCCGGATCCAGGAGATCCTGGACGCGCAGACCGATCCCTGGGGGATCAAGGTCGTGCTGGTCGAGCTGAAGCACATCGACCTGCCGCAGGAAATGCAGCGCGCGATGGCCAAGCAGGCGGAGGCCGAGCGGGAGCGGCGGGCCAAGATCATTCACGCCGACGGCGAGTTCCAGGCCTCCCAGAAGCTCGCCGATGCCGCCGCGGTCATCGGACAGCAGCCGATGGCTCTGCAGCTCCGGTTCCTGCAGAGCCTCGTCGAGGTCGCCTCCGAGAAGAACTCTACGACGATTTTCCCGGTTCCCATCGACTTGCTCACGCCGTTCCTGAAGAAAAGCGATCAGGCCTAG
- the queA gene encoding tRNA preQ1(34) S-adenosylmethionine ribosyltransferase-isomerase QueA, whose product MNVDDLYYELPESLIAAYPTGERESARLMVVRRDRSELIHTVFASLGDFLDPGDLLVLNDTKVFPARLRGVKETGGAAEVLLLERFPDKRSLWMALIDSAKKPRVGSRIRFADDLAAEVLGDLGRGRFALEFHHSGDFAAQLEARGEPPLPPYITRRRAPAVLDRERYQTVYAANPGAIAAPTAGFHFTGKLFEQLAARGIGRALLTLHVGPGTFQPLRGGRLDSHRMEGERYRLGSEAAEAIRRVKQLGRRVVAVGSTTTRVLEWVVRQRGRIEADEGITRLFIRPGTPFLVVDALVTNFHLPGSTPLALVAAFAGIELVRQAYAEAVRLRYRFYSYGDAMLIL is encoded by the coding sequence ATGAACGTCGACGATCTGTACTACGAGCTACCCGAATCGCTGATCGCGGCCTACCCGACCGGCGAACGCGAGTCGGCGCGCCTCATGGTGGTTCGCCGCGACCGGAGCGAGCTGATCCATACCGTCTTTGCGTCCCTCGGAGATTTCCTCGATCCCGGCGACCTGCTGGTGCTGAACGACACCAAGGTCTTTCCGGCGCGGCTGCGAGGCGTGAAGGAGACCGGCGGCGCGGCGGAGGTGCTGCTGCTGGAGCGCTTTCCGGACAAGCGCAGCCTCTGGATGGCGCTGATCGATTCGGCCAAGAAGCCCCGGGTGGGGAGCCGGATCCGCTTCGCGGACGATCTCGCCGCCGAAGTCCTGGGCGATCTGGGACGCGGCCGCTTTGCGCTGGAGTTTCACCACTCCGGCGACTTCGCCGCGCAGCTCGAGGCCCGCGGCGAGCCTCCGCTTCCGCCGTACATCACGCGCCGACGGGCGCCGGCCGTTCTCGATCGGGAGCGCTACCAGACGGTCTATGCCGCGAACCCGGGAGCGATCGCCGCTCCGACCGCGGGCTTTCACTTTACCGGGAAGCTCTTCGAGCAGCTCGCCGCCCGGGGAATCGGCAGGGCTCTATTGACGCTGCACGTCGGCCCCGGTACGTTTCAGCCCTTGCGCGGTGGGCGGCTCGACAGTCACCGGATGGAAGGGGAGAGATACCGCCTTGGTTCGGAGGCCGCGGAGGCCATCCGGCGAGTTAAGCAGCTCGGGCGGAGGGTGGTCGCCGTGGGATCCACGACGACGCGCGTGCTCGAGTGGGTGGTGCGGCAGAGGGGGAGGATCGAGGCCGACGAGGGGATCACCCGCCTCTTCATCCGTCCCGGGACTCCTTTCCTCGTCGTGGACGCGCTGGTCACGAATTTTCACCTCCCCGGATCGACGCCGCTGGCGCTCGTGGCGGCGTTCGCGGGGATCGAGCTGGTGCGCCAGGCTTACGCCGAGGCGGTCCGGCTCCGTTATCGCTTTTACAGCTACGGGGACGCGATGCTGATCCTCTAG
- the tgt gene encoding tRNA guanosine(34) transglycosylase Tgt, whose product MLSSFTVVSRDSRTGARVGRLKTPHGSIETPAFMPVGTQGTVKAMLPRDLEEIGCQIVLANTYHLYLRPGTERIRELGGLHRFMAWKGPILTDSGGYQVFSLAATRKISEEGARFQSHLDGSFHLLTPERAIEAQESLGSDIAMALDECFAHDAPRSYAQKSTERTVRWAERCLAARRKPDQMVFGIVQGGLYEDLRRWCAGELGRLGFEGYAVGGLGLGEPPEQLHGIASFTAALLPEDRPRYLMGIGSPEDLVNAVRAGFDLFDCVVPTRNARNGTLFTSQGKLSIKRLEYADDPRPLDEACRCYACRSFSRAYLRHLYVSGEILSSQLNTLHNLYFYHRLMERCREAIRRGRLDDWIEESGFRVLLRGR is encoded by the coding sequence ATGCTTTCCAGCTTTACGGTAGTGAGCCGCGACTCCAGGACGGGGGCGCGGGTGGGCCGTCTCAAGACTCCGCACGGGAGCATCGAAACGCCCGCTTTCATGCCGGTCGGCACCCAGGGGACGGTCAAGGCGATGCTGCCGCGCGACCTCGAGGAGATCGGTTGCCAGATCGTTCTGGCCAACACCTACCACCTCTATCTTCGTCCCGGGACGGAGAGGATCCGGGAGCTGGGCGGCCTGCACCGCTTCATGGCCTGGAAGGGGCCGATCCTGACCGACAGCGGCGGCTACCAGGTCTTCAGTCTCGCCGCGACGCGCAAGATCTCGGAGGAGGGCGCGCGCTTCCAGTCTCACCTCGACGGCTCCTTTCACCTGCTCACCCCGGAAAGGGCCATCGAGGCCCAGGAATCCCTGGGCAGCGATATCGCCATGGCGCTGGACGAGTGCTTCGCGCACGACGCGCCTCGCTCGTACGCGCAGAAGTCGACCGAGCGCACCGTGCGATGGGCCGAGCGCTGCCTCGCCGCCCGGCGCAAGCCCGATCAGATGGTGTTCGGCATCGTTCAAGGCGGGCTCTACGAGGATCTGCGCCGCTGGTGCGCCGGGGAGCTCGGCCGGCTCGGGTTCGAAGGATACGCGGTCGGCGGGCTGGGGCTGGGCGAGCCGCCCGAGCAGCTGCACGGCATCGCATCCTTCACGGCGGCGTTGCTGCCCGAGGATCGGCCGCGCTACCTGATGGGGATAGGCTCGCCGGAGGACCTGGTCAACGCGGTCAGGGCGGGCTTCGATCTCTTCGATTGCGTGGTTCCGACCCGCAACGCGCGCAACGGCACGCTCTTTACGTCGCAGGGAAAGCTCAGCATCAAGCGGCTCGAGTACGCCGACGACCCGCGGCCGCTCGACGAGGCCTGTCGCTGCTACGCGTGTCGGAGCTTTTCGCGCGCCTACCTGCGCCATCTCTATGTGTCCGGGGAGATCCTCTCGTCGCAGCTCAACACGCTGCACAATCTTTACTTTTACCATCGCCTTATGGAAAGGTGTCGGGAAGCGATCCGCCGGGGCCGGCTGGACGACTGGATCGAGGAGTCCGGGTTCCGCGTCCTTCTGCGCGGTCGCTGA
- the yajC gene encoding preprotein translocase subunit YajC, producing the protein MLDVAFAQSAPAVDGPSPLLNFLPLVLVFVIFYFLLIRPQQKKAREHQEMLKKLKKNDEVMTSGGIYGKVTALAENVVTLEVAPNVRIRVHRPQIAAVVTGEKSAGKEPKE; encoded by the coding sequence ATGTTGGATGTGGCGTTCGCGCAAAGCGCGCCCGCGGTGGACGGTCCGAGCCCGTTGCTCAACTTTTTGCCGCTGGTCCTGGTGTTCGTTATTTTCTATTTCCTGCTGATCCGGCCGCAACAGAAGAAGGCGAGGGAGCACCAGGAAATGCTCAAGAAGCTCAAAAAGAACGACGAGGTGATGACCTCGGGAGGAATTTACGGTAAGGTGACAGCCCTGGCGGAAAACGTCGTGACGCTCGAAGTGGCTCCCAACGTGAGGATCCGCGTTCACCGGCCGCAGATCGCGGCGGTGGTCACCGGCGAGAAATCCGCCGGGAAGGAGCCCAAGGAGTAG
- the secD gene encoding protein translocase subunit SecD has product MRRSVAIRFSVLLVATLASVICLLPSLTTKLPSWWSAVLPENRLHLGLDLQGGSHLVLEVKVDRAIENNLDRARGDLANVLRERGISGVSVERSGQTLQIAAASADAERVRGVLKSDFPGLEIVGSQAAGGRTTFSVALSKEELRSLRELVVDQSLETIRNRIDQFGVSEPTIQRQGSQDILIQLPGIQDPERAKEIIGKTALLEFKLVDDTGNLEEALRSGPPPGRQILYGYGADGGKGGEKVPYLLESRTLMTGEYIADARVRPSTQLEGPYVELILNSTGARLFEQITAANVKRRLAIILDNRVYSAPVIQERIGGGRASITGNFDIKEARDLAIVLRAGALPAPVEIVEERTVGPSLGRDSIQQGITSFIVGGALVVLFMIVYYRGAGVVAVAALVFNVLFMMAILAGFQAVLTLPGIAGIVLTVGMAVDANVLINERIREELRAGRSVRSAIEAGYQNALPSIMDSNITTFLSGVILFQFGTGPIKGFAVTLCAGIITTVLTAVYITRIYYDYRMSAGRLERISI; this is encoded by the coding sequence ATGCGGCGGAGCGTTGCGATTCGGTTCTCGGTTCTTCTCGTAGCCACTCTGGCCTCGGTGATCTGCCTGCTCCCTTCGCTCACGACGAAGCTTCCCTCGTGGTGGTCCGCCGTGCTGCCGGAGAACCGGCTCCATCTCGGCCTCGACCTTCAAGGGGGAAGCCATCTGGTGCTCGAGGTGAAGGTCGATCGCGCGATCGAGAACAACCTCGATCGGGCGCGGGGAGATCTCGCCAACGTTCTGCGCGAGCGCGGCATCTCGGGGGTGTCCGTCGAGCGTTCCGGGCAGACCCTGCAGATTGCGGCGGCTTCCGCGGACGCCGAGCGCGTGCGCGGAGTTCTCAAGAGCGATTTCCCGGGCCTCGAGATCGTCGGCAGCCAGGCCGCCGGGGGCCGGACGACCTTTTCCGTGGCGCTCAGCAAGGAGGAGCTGCGCTCGCTCCGCGAGCTGGTCGTCGACCAGTCGCTCGAGACGATTCGCAACCGGATCGACCAGTTCGGCGTCAGCGAGCCGACCATCCAGCGCCAGGGAAGCCAGGACATCCTGATCCAGCTCCCCGGCATCCAGGACCCCGAACGCGCGAAGGAGATCATCGGGAAGACTGCGCTGCTCGAGTTCAAGCTGGTCGACGACACGGGCAACCTCGAGGAAGCGTTGCGCAGCGGGCCGCCTCCGGGGCGGCAGATCCTCTACGGCTACGGCGCGGACGGCGGCAAGGGAGGCGAAAAGGTTCCCTACCTGCTGGAGTCGCGCACCCTCATGACCGGCGAGTACATCGCGGACGCGCGGGTGCGGCCGAGCACGCAGCTCGAAGGCCCCTACGTGGAGCTGATCCTGAACTCCACGGGAGCCCGGCTTTTCGAGCAGATCACCGCCGCCAACGTCAAGCGGCGCCTCGCCATCATTCTCGACAACCGGGTCTATTCGGCGCCGGTGATCCAGGAGCGCATCGGCGGCGGCCGGGCCTCGATCACCGGGAATTTCGACATCAAGGAAGCGCGTGACCTGGCGATCGTGCTGCGGGCCGGAGCGCTCCCCGCGCCGGTCGAGATCGTCGAGGAGCGCACGGTCGGCCCGTCGCTGGGCCGCGACTCGATCCAGCAGGGCATCACCTCGTTCATCGTCGGCGGCGCCCTCGTGGTTCTTTTCATGATCGTCTACTACCGCGGCGCGGGCGTGGTCGCGGTCGCGGCGCTCGTCTTCAACGTGCTCTTCATGATGGCGATCCTCGCCGGCTTCCAGGCGGTGCTGACGCTGCCGGGCATCGCGGGCATCGTTCTCACCGTGGGGATGGCGGTGGACGCCAACGTGCTGATCAACGAGCGGATCCGCGAAGAGCTCCGCGCCGGACGCTCCGTCCGGTCGGCGATCGAGGCGGGCTATCAAAACGCGCTCCCCTCGATCATGGACTCGAACATCACCACCTTCCTCTCGGGAGTGATCCTGTTCCAGTTCGGCACCGGGCCGATCAAGGGATTCGCCGTGACGCTTTGCGCCGGAATCATCACCACGGTCCTGACGGCCGTGTACATCACGCGGATCTACTACGACTACCGCATGAGCGCGGGCCGCCTGGAGCGCATCAGTATTTGA
- the secF gene encoding protein translocase subunit SecF: protein MELIKPGTRIPFTKYRKIAVAVSTAVNLAVLILLFVKGPNLGVDFAGGTVVHLKFQQPTAIARIRQGLETIGLGSAVIQDFGQPGENEYLVRLDRTAVELGALGEQVKKALAGQFGPEAFQVRRIESVGAKIGEDLRRRGVLSVIFATIMMGAYIWVRFELRFGLGAIIALVHDVLVTVGALLLANYEFDLTIIAALLTIVGFSVNDTVVVCDRIRENMRKIRRDTLENIINLSINETLSRTILTTSTTLLVLLALYFLGGAVIRPFAFSLLVGFISGVYSTIFIASPVILLWEKKARA from the coding sequence ATGGAGCTGATCAAGCCCGGGACCCGGATCCCGTTCACCAAGTACCGCAAGATCGCCGTCGCCGTCTCGACGGCCGTCAACCTCGCCGTCCTGATCCTGTTGTTCGTCAAGGGGCCGAATCTGGGGGTCGATTTCGCCGGGGGGACGGTGGTCCACCTCAAGTTCCAGCAGCCGACCGCGATCGCTCGGATCCGGCAGGGGCTCGAGACCATCGGTCTCGGCAGCGCGGTCATCCAGGACTTCGGCCAGCCGGGCGAGAACGAGTACCTGGTGCGGCTCGATCGGACCGCGGTCGAGCTCGGCGCGCTCGGCGAGCAGGTCAAGAAGGCGCTCGCGGGACAGTTCGGCCCCGAGGCCTTCCAGGTGCGCCGCATCGAGTCGGTCGGCGCCAAGATCGGGGAGGACCTGCGGCGCCGCGGCGTTCTCTCCGTGATCTTCGCCACGATCATGATGGGAGCCTACATCTGGGTCCGCTTCGAGCTCCGCTTCGGGCTGGGCGCCATCATCGCGCTGGTTCACGACGTGCTGGTCACGGTAGGAGCGCTGCTCCTGGCCAACTACGAGTTCGATCTCACGATCATCGCGGCGCTGCTCACGATCGTGGGTTTTTCCGTCAACGATACGGTCGTGGTCTGCGACCGCATCCGGGAGAACATGCGCAAGATCCGCCGCGACACGCTGGAGAACATCATCAATCTCAGCATCAATGAGACGCTCAGCCGGACCATCCTGACCACCAGCACCACGCTGCTCGTCCTCCTCGCCCTTTACTTTCTCGGCGGCGCCGTCATCCGGCCATTCGCCTTCTCCCTCCTTGTCGGCTTCATCTCCGGGGTTTACTCGACGATCTTCATCGCGAGCCCGGTCATTCTCCTCTGGGAGAAAAAAGCCAGGGCGTGA
- the recJ gene encoding single-stranded-DNA-specific exonuclease RecJ: MAKHWIVRQVDRDRVDRHCRELGVSPLLARLLLLRGLDDGAEARRYLSSSLRHDLPSPFLMAGMEAAVSRIVRAVEHREPIAIWGDYDVDGTTGAALLVSFLAEIGAECTFHVPHRIEEGYGLNVEGLARLRERGVGLVVSVDCGISCSREIEAAAAMGLDVVVVDHHEICGELPPAVAVIDPHRPDCEFPDKGLCAAGLAFYLAIGLRARLRDAGRFRDGGDPDLRRYLDIVALGTIADMVPLRGVNRTLIRRGLKELGDSARPGIVALKQVAGIAPGEVRAGQVGYQLGPRINAAGRVDYGLKVVELLTTDSSEVALRIARELEAHNQERRKLESEVLKQALAQADAAGGAAERFSLVVGGEGWHPGVLGIVASRVVEKYYRPAVVIGFDRGFGKGSARSIRGFHMVEGFRACGALLEKFGGHEYAGGLTIREENFARFAEAFEESARQRLSPEDLEPPLEIDAEIDFSLIGGGLARDLESLKPFGIGNPEPLLLTRGVEVCDRKPFSGGSRFRLRQSGRFVTAVAFGPDGDACPAPGNSMDLVYRLTENEWSGTATIELKIVDARPA, from the coding sequence ATGGCGAAGCACTGGATCGTCAGACAAGTCGATCGCGATCGGGTGGACCGCCACTGCCGGGAGCTCGGCGTCTCGCCGCTCCTGGCCCGTTTGCTCCTGCTGCGCGGCCTCGACGACGGCGCCGAGGCCAGACGTTATCTCTCCTCCAGCCTGCGCCATGATCTTCCGTCGCCGTTTCTCATGGCCGGCATGGAGGCGGCGGTCTCCCGCATCGTCCGCGCGGTGGAGCACCGCGAGCCGATCGCCATCTGGGGCGACTACGACGTCGACGGTACCACCGGCGCGGCCCTGCTCGTCTCCTTTCTGGCGGAGATCGGGGCCGAATGCACGTTTCACGTCCCGCACCGGATCGAGGAGGGCTACGGCCTGAACGTCGAGGGGCTCGCCCGGCTGCGCGAGCGCGGCGTGGGACTGGTCGTCTCGGTCGACTGCGGAATCTCCTGCTCCCGGGAGATCGAAGCGGCCGCCGCGATGGGGCTCGATGTCGTGGTCGTCGACCATCACGAGATTTGCGGCGAGCTGCCGCCCGCTGTCGCGGTGATCGATCCGCACCGGCCGGACTGCGAGTTCCCGGACAAAGGGCTTTGCGCGGCCGGCCTGGCCTTCTACCTGGCGATCGGGCTGCGCGCTCGCCTGCGCGATGCGGGGCGATTTCGGGACGGAGGCGACCCCGATCTGCGTCGCTATCTCGACATCGTCGCTCTCGGCACGATCGCCGACATGGTGCCGCTGCGGGGCGTCAATCGCACCCTGATCCGCCGCGGCCTCAAGGAGCTGGGCGATTCCGCCCGCCCGGGGATCGTCGCGCTCAAGCAGGTCGCCGGCATCGCGCCCGGAGAGGTGCGCGCGGGGCAGGTCGGCTACCAGCTCGGCCCTCGCATCAACGCCGCCGGACGGGTGGACTACGGCCTCAAGGTGGTGGAGCTGCTCACTACGGATTCGAGCGAGGTCGCGCTGCGCATCGCCCGGGAGCTCGAGGCCCACAACCAGGAGCGGCGCAAGCTCGAGTCCGAGGTGCTCAAGCAGGCTCTGGCGCAGGCCGACGCCGCCGGCGGCGCCGCGGAGCGGTTTTCGCTCGTGGTCGGGGGCGAAGGGTGGCACCCGGGGGTGCTCGGGATCGTCGCCTCCCGCGTCGTCGAGAAGTATTACCGGCCCGCGGTGGTGATCGGTTTCGACCGCGGGTTCGGCAAGGGCTCCGCCCGCAGCATCCGGGGCTTCCACATGGTCGAGGGCTTTCGCGCTTGCGGCGCGCTCCTGGAAAAGTTCGGCGGCCACGAGTACGCCGGCGGGCTGACGATCCGGGAGGAGAATTTCGCCCGTTTTGCGGAGGCCTTCGAGGAAAGCGCGCGCCAGCGGCTCTCCCCCGAGGACCTCGAGCCGCCCCTCGAGATCGACGCCGAGATCGATTTCTCGCTGATCGGCGGCGGGCTGGCGCGCGACCTGGAGTCGCTCAAGCCCTTCGGCATTGGAAATCCGGAGCCGTTGCTGCTAACAAGGGGAGTCGAGGTCTGCGACCGCAAGCCGTTTTCCGGAGGCTCGCGTTTCCGCCTGCGCCAGAGCGGCCGGTTCGTCACCGCGGTCGCGTTCGGGCCGGATGGCGACGCCTGCCCCGCCCCCGGAAACAGCATGGATCTCGTGTACCGCCTCACCGAGAACGAGTGGAGCGGGACCGCAACCATCGAGTTGAAAATCGTCGACGCGCGTCCGGCGTGA